Genomic window (Helicobacter pylori):
GAAGATCCGCAAGAATTAGCGGCTAAAAGGGTGGAAGCGTTCAGTCGTTTCTCTAATGTGGTTTCAGAAATTGAAAAAAAGTATGTGGATAAAATCAGTATTTCTGAGATCATGACTAAAGCGATTGAAGGCTTGCTCTCTAATTTGGACGCGCATTCAGCGTATTTGAATGAAAAGAAGTTTAAGGAATTTCAAGCCCAAACCGAGGGCGAATTTGGGGGGCTTGGGATCACGGTGGGCATGCGCGATGGCGTTTTGACCGTTATTGCTCCCTTAGAAGGCACTCCCGCTTACAAGGCTGGGGTTAAAGCGGGCGATAATATTTTAAAAATCAATAACGAAAGCACGCTGAGCATGAGCATTGATGATGCAATCAATCTCATGCGTGGCAAGCCAAAGACCCCTATTCAGATCACCGTCGTAAGAAAAAACGAGCCAAAACCCTTGGTGTTTAACATTGTTAGAGACATCATCAAAGTCCCATCTGTCTATGTGAAAAAGATTGAAAAAACCCCTTATTTGTATGTGAGAGTCAATTCTTTTGATAAAAATGTTACCAAATCGGTTTTAGACGGCTTAAAAGCTAACCCTAAAACTAAAGGGATCGTGTTGGATTTAAGAGGTAATCCTGGAGGGTTGTTAAACCAAGCGGTGGGCTTGTCTAACTTATTCATTAAAGAGGGGGTTTTAGTCTCTCAAAAAGGCAAAAATAAAGAAGAAAATTTAGAATACAAGGCTAACGGCAGAGCCCCTTATACCAATTTGCCTGTTGCGGTGTTAGTCAATGGCGGTTCAGCGAGCGCGAGCGAGATCGTCGCAGGGGCACTGCAAGATCACAAACGGGCCGTGATTATCGGTGAAAAAACCTTTGGTAAGGGAAGCGTGCAGATACTGCTCCCTGTCAATAAAGACGAAGCCATTAAGATCACGACCGCACGCTACTATTTGCCGAGCGGGCGCACCATTCAAGCTAAGGGGATCACGCCTGATATTGTGATTTATCCAGGTAAAGTACCAGAAAATGAAAATAAATTCAGCTTGAAAGAAGCGGATCTAAAACACCATTTAGAGCAAGAGCTTAAAAAGATTGATGATAAAACCCCTAATTCCAAAGAGGCGGATAAAGACAAGAAAAATGAAGAGGAAAAAGAGGTTACTCCTAAAATGATCAATGATGATATCCAGCTAAAAACCGCTATTGACAGCTTGAAAACCTGGTCTATCGTTGATGAGAAAATGGATGAAAAAGCGCCTAAGAAGAAATAAAAACTCATGGGGTTTTTATTTGAAAAATCGTTAATGAGTTTTTTCGCTCATCCAATCAAAATCCTTAAAATCATCAGCTTGATTTTAAGCTTTTGGGTAAGCTTTTTGGTTGCTGAAAACACTTCTGAGTCAGAAGAAATCAAGGCTAAAGTGGTTTATGTGAAAATTCCTCGATTAGAAGATTTGGAAAACAACCCGGTTTATATCGGTCAAACTATAGGCGTAACTTATGATTTATTGCTGTTTGACGCTGAGTTTTTGGAAGCTAAAATCAAAGACGAGCTGGATAAAACCCAAATTGAGCTTTTAAGCAAAATGCCTAAATGGAAAAAGGTGGAAAAAGAGCTTTTCAGAGCGACTTATTATTACAAGATTAAGGGCATAAAAGCGAGCATTCCGCCTTTAGAAGTGAGCGCGTTTTCTAATAAAGACAAGTATATAGATTATTCCATAGCCCCAAAAGTTACTTTGCAGGTAACGGATTTATCTAAAAACCCTCGTTACGCGAATGTCATGGCTAAAGATTTACAAGTTGTGCAATACAAAACCAAAGATTATGACGATAAAAACAATATTTTGGTGGTGGAATTAGCGTTCAAAGAAGCCACTTGGGAAGATTTTCACATCAAAGAAGCGCTAAAACAAGGGTTTGATGACGCCTCTTTAAACCAAATCAAGGCTAAAGAAGGGAGCGTTTTTTATTATTGCGTGTTGCCTAAAACCATTCAAAACCTTTCTTTTGATTATTTTTCG
Coding sequences:
- a CDS encoding S41 family peptidase is translated as MTKRLFKGLLAISLAVSLHGGEVKEKKPVKPVKEDPQELAAKRVEAFSRFSNVVSEIEKKYVDKISISEIMTKAIEGLLSNLDAHSAYLNEKKFKEFQAQTEGEFGGLGITVGMRDGVLTVIAPLEGTPAYKAGVKAGDNILKINNESTLSMSIDDAINLMRGKPKTPIQITVVRKNEPKPLVFNIVRDIIKVPSVYVKKIEKTPYLYVRVNSFDKNVTKSVLDGLKANPKTKGIVLDLRGNPGGLLNQAVGLSNLFIKEGVLVSQKGKNKEENLEYKANGRAPYTNLPVAVLVNGGSASASEIVAGALQDHKRAVIIGEKTFGKGSVQILLPVNKDEAIKITTARYYLPSGRTIQAKGITPDIVIYPGKVPENENKFSLKEADLKHHLEQELKKIDDKTPNSKEADKDKKNEEEKEVTPKMINDDIQLKTAIDSLKTWSIVDEKMDEKAPKKK
- a CDS encoding SH3 domain-containing protein, producing MGFLFEKSLMSFFAHPIKILKIISLILSFWVSFLVAENTSESEEIKAKVVYVKIPRLEDLENNPVYIGQTIGVTYDLLLFDAEFLEAKIKDELDKTQIELLSKMPKWKKVEKELFRATYYYKIKGIKASIPPLEVSAFSNKDKYIDYSIAPKVTLQVTDLSKNPRYANVMAKDLQVVQYKTKDYDDKNNILVVELAFKEATWEDFHIKEALKQGFDDASLNQIKAKEGSVFYYCVLPKTIQNLSFDYFSLSNRQFKTLSFSTIPTQDTTGIQSDLIPKNNFLVFSNVALLALCVFFLVLFFIFGRKLIFLGLGILCLGFVLYNLLFTQKSALLLAHKKIRILPTQNSTILGLSKNEMPIKILGSHDDYYKILTPHEQIGWVKKDEVK